The sequence AGCCAAATTTGGATGGGTTGAATGGGGCCAGACTGGGAAGGCTTTGGAACTCTAGGACATTTTATCCTTGAATTCTCACTCTCTACTTTATAAACGTGGAAAATAAAGGTCGTGGTCACATATTAGGTAGCTAGATGAGGCACTGAACTTTAGTGTTTAGATGATAACAATGATGAACATTTGTGATTTATGATGGACGTTCACATACATCATGTCATTTGTTCAtgacaatttattaaaaaacaacgCCCCACTGTGGACATTCCCTTCCTTGAAgccttaaaacaaataaacaaacaaaaccctttgCTTGAATTCATTGTTCTTTGAAGGTAGAGCTGAGTTGTAACATCTGGGCCCATAAATCAAAGCCAAATGAGTTAAGTGCTGGTTCCAATTAAGTGTGTCTGGGGTGTCCTGCCCCCATTTTCTCAGCATGCTCAGCTGCTGTGTTCAAAGCCAGCCTAGGCAAGGACAGCTTCTCCCACTGAGCACTTTCTCAGGATGAGCCTTTGAAACATGCTGGGACAGGCTGCATGACTCAAGGTTAGGGAACTGAGGTCTGGAGAAAACCATTTTCATCTTCAGTTGCCAAGGGCCATTGAAGAAGCCCCAGATGAAGGCACAGGTCAAATGTTTGTGGCCTAGCAGCACTGAGGAGGGCCTAAGCAAGGTGGTAGTAGGGGTGTTGGTGGGTGGTGAGTGTGTCCAGACTTAGAGCAGGACCATGGACAGAGATCATCAGGCATCTTTAACCAGATCCCACAGTGAAATGCAGCTCTCCATCATGCGGCTGGGCATTCTGTGTTCTGCAGATAATGTATGGAACGTGTGATGTGGGTTTTGAGCTTCCTTGGGTTGGGCACCATCAGACTGCCCTGCACAGTGTGATCTCTCTCTCAGGCACGGACTCACAGGCCTTATTTAGTGTGGGAGGTATTAGTAGTGCCAAATGTACACTGTTGGAAACTGCAATGTAGTCTTGTGGTTTGAACAGTAGCCTTAGAGTAGAGACCCAGTCAGACTGAGCTCAACTAGCCTTAGAAACATCTGGTTCAAGGCTTCTTGGACATGGTTCCCTGTTCTCCTTTAAGGAAAGGATCTTAAAGGATTCCTCTTAATATAAAATCCGGTACCCCAGAGTGTACCTCATTCCCTGACCGCCACCAACCCAGGCAAAGGGAAGCAAGCTGAGCTGTGTTGTAGTAGAAAAGCACTGGACTTGAATCAAATGACCTCGGGTTCTGCCCCTTAATAGTGTAATCCTAGATGGCTTACAGAGTCTTCTCAAAGCCACAatctcttcatttgtaaaaagggGCTAACAATTATAATCTCTACCTCACAGAGAGAAGTTCATGAGTTAAGGTGTATGAAAACACCTGGCAAAAGGCTTGGCATAtacaagcataaaataaatatgtctgCTTGTGCATGTATTCCAGAAGTTCCTGAAATCTCCCTTTCTGCTTTCCTAAGTCATTGATGAAGTCATGAGTTTCCTTCTATCCACGCTAGTATTTCCTGTTGTATCTTCCTTTTACTCTGTTCATAACTGCTGCTCCTACGGCTGATGTTgataatggtggtgatgatggtgatggtgatagtgTAATGTGGTGAATAATGACTGTCTCAGATCATGGAACAAATACTACAGGTAAAAGGAGAGTGAGAAAAGATTACTttaggaaggaaacagaagctctgGTTGAATTTGAGGCCTGGCCTTCCCTGAACTAACCTCTCCAGCTCCATCCGTATAGGCAATCATGTCAAATCCCCAAGGACATTGCACTGGGAATTATGCAGCAAAATATGTGGTCCTAATTAGATCCTGCCCAGAATGGAGGATGTGTTTCAAAAGAGCAAGTGCAGaacaaggcaagaaaagagaTGTTCCCATCCATGTAACACAAATGCTCCCTGAGCACCCTCTTTGGCTACATACAAACCAATCCATTGGCATCTAGGAAATGTGgagtcaacacacacacacagagcagtcAACGAGTGTCCTCAGCTTTGTTAAATAACAGGGTATTCTCTCTCATTACTTCAAACCTTCAGAATCTTCAATGGCTTCCTAAAGTCTGAATAACAAAATGTCAAAATCTCTAGGCTAATAATCATGAAATAGTTCCAGTATCTTTCCAGCTCTACATAGCTGGCACTCCAACCACAGGACATTCTCCATTTAATATGTCCATGTCTTTCCTTATGCTGTTCCCTCAGCTTGGAATTCGCTTTGTGCTCTTCTGCACATCAAAATTCTTCTCTTCGGCAGTGCGCTCAGTGGTCCCCTTGATCTGTCTCTTGCTTCAACAGTGTTTGGATGGAACAGACCCAGGGATGCCCTTTGCTCCAGCCTCTGACCACCCTCCAACCCTTTTTCCAGTCGCAACCTTCGGAGTCAGCCGCTCAGCTATCCTTGGTCACCGGGACCAGCCAACACCATTTTTTGAGCTTAACTCCTTATTACCGATCAACCATGAGCTCCCAGATTCATCAGAATTATTCCACCGAGGTGTAGGCCACCGACAACCACCTGGTCAACATGCGTCTGCAGGCCTCCTACACctacctctctctgggcttctatttTGACCTCGACGATGTGGCTCTGGAGGGCGTGGGCCACTTTTCCCGCGAATTGACCAAAGAGAGGCGTGAGGGTGCCGAGTGTCtcttgaaaaggcaaaaccagCACAGCGGCCATGCCGTCTTCCAGAACGTGCAGAAGCCATCTCAGGATGAGTGGGGTAAAACCCAGGATGCTATGGAAGCCGCCATTAACATGAAGAAGAACCTGAACCAGGCCCATTTGGATCTGCATGCCCTGGGTCCTGCCTGAGCAAACCCACATTTCTGCAACTTCCTGGAGAGCCACTTCCTAGATGAGGAGGTGAAGCTCATCAAGAAGATAGGTGACCACCTGACCAACTTCTGCAGGCTGGCtggtccccaggctgggctgggcgaGTATCTCTTCGAAAGGCTCACCGTCAAGTATGACTAGGAGCCTCTGGAGCCCAGTGGCCTTTGAGGAGCCCCTTTGGTGTCAGGGCTTCTGCCTGAAGCCCGTCTCTGCAGCCACCAGGCAGTTTTTAACCACCCTGAAGCCCTCTCCCAAGCCTTGgaccaaatggaaacaataaagctttttgcagcagctaaagaagaaaaaaatccttctctTCCTTTAAGGTCCTTGAAGTGTCATGTCCTTTCTAATGCCTTTCTTTAATCGCCCTGTATTACTTTTCTAGGACTCCTGCAACActttaccacaaacttggtggtttaATAGAAACTCATTATTTCATagtggaggccagaaatccaaaatcaaggtgtcggcagggccatgctccctccaaagcTCTGGAGGGGGATCTTCCCTTGCTTCTTCCAATTTCTGGTGCTCCTGGTGTTCCTTCACTTGTGGCAGCATAACcacaatctctgcctccatcttcatatGACCTTCTTGCCTGTATCTCTGTATTGCTCATCTTATATGGACACCTGTCACTGGATTTAGGTCCTATCCGGTCAATCCAGGATGGTCCCATCTTGAGATATGTCACTTAATTAAATCTACAAACACCCTTTATCCACATAAACATAAATTCACATCTGCAGGTATCAGGGGGTTAGGACTTGGGTGTATCATTTTTTGGGGGcgtcaccattcaacccactacatcCTCTAAGACCAAATCAATATCCCCTTCTTTTGACATTACACAGCATATTCTCCCATCTATATTAGAGATTTATGAATACAGTTCTGTCTCTCTTACCAGAGGGAAAATTCTTCAATGCCAGGGactatgtcttattcatctttgtgtaaTTCATTACTTATCCCAGTGACTGACATATAGTAGGTATTCAGTTGGTtattgttgacattttaaaatggttaatttactTTCTACTTCTGGCATAGAGGGAAGAAGCTGTGGAAGGCAGGCTTGGGGCAACAACGTGCTACCTAACTATCAGAGTTATGATTTAGAATAAGTGCCTGCCTCTGGGAAAGTATTAGCTCCCCTTTCACAAGGAGGCACAAGTATTATAATCCAAACAGCAAGGATTTCTTGAGAATTACCAATTCAACCTATACTTTCTCCCTTAgcatttactgatttatttaagTATTTACTATTCAAGTAAATTATTATTcaagtatctatctatctacccatctatCTATCATTCGTTCATTCAGTTAATTGACCCCCTATGTGCCAAATGCTAGGCTAGGCCTGGTATGGAGATACATAAACCCACAAGATATAGATATTGCCCGTTATGAGCTTTGTGTCTATCCAGAAAGGAAACATATACATATGACATTTATGGGGTCAGATATAACCATCTGCAGGTAGGTGTGACTGAAGGGCTACTGCCAAAGATAAGTTAAAGAGTCCATTACCTCAGTAGAACTTAGAAGCATGGACTCATCCAAGAAAGCCTGCCATTTTTTCCAgaaactttctttctctttgggcTTCCCGTGAAACAATATTAATTACCCAGGGCACATATATACTGCCCATTTCATGGATCAGAATAAAACATGCCTAATTACCAAATTCTATCTAACTACCAACCCTTTAAAAAACAAGAGTAACCCAACTCTTTATTCTACAACAAATCCCAGGAGGTTAAGGCAGACCACCAGGAAGTTTGTTTGCATGGTGTCCCCTGGACatacaccaccacccccactctGGGAGACACTGTGAGTAGGACTTTGGAACTTACAATCCTGGGTCCCAGATGCTGCAATTAAGATGTTTGAATAAAGCAGTAGAGTTAAAGGCTGCCTGAAACTCCTGGAATGAAGTAGCAGAGAGTGGAGTAAGGAGGGGAAAGTGGAAGGATATATGTTTCCCTTTGGGGCCCAGGGGCAAAAAGCTAAGAAGGTAAGAATAGGATGGAGGTTGGGTACAGGGAAATAGTACTGCTCATATATCCCCCCACATAAACTAATAAAAAGTAGCCATGGGGGTGAGGGGATGGAGTGGGGAGTCCCAGCAACAAACTGACTGGAGGAGGGCTTGGAGTCAGGTGGCTGAACACTGTGATTGAAAactaaactctttttttaaacatctttattagagtatagttgctttacaatggtgtgttagtttctactgtataacaaagtgaatcagctatacatatacatatgttcccatatctcttccctcttggatctccctccctcccaccctccttatcccacccctctaggtggtcacaaagcaccgagctgatctccctgtgctatgcagctgcttcccactagctatctattttacatttggtagtggatatgtgtcaatgccactctctcacttcatctcatcttacccttccccctccccgtgtcctcaagtccattctctacatctgcatctttattcttttcctgcccctaggttcatcagaaccatttttttaacatctttattggagtataattgcttttcaatgttgtgttagtttctgctgtataacaaagtgaatcatctatacgtatacatatatccccgtatctcctccctcttgcatctccctcccaccctccctatctcattgcagcactatttacaatagccaggacatggaaccaacctaagtgtccatcgacagatgaatggataaagaagacgtggcacatatatacatggaatattactcagccataaaaagaaacaaaattatttgtagtgaggtggatggacctagagtctgtcatacagagtgaagtaagtcagaaaaagaaaactaaactctTGAGCTTTCCTGTGGTGCTGCAGTTTTGGCCCATGAGATTTATAATAATACCAATGCACACTTGTATGGTGCTttacaatttataaatttatttcacatCTACTATCACATAGCCTTTAAAGGTTGAAAAGAATGACGAAATTCACACCTCCTCATGATGCCAGAATTCCATATTAACCATTTCATTTGCTTCTCATACAATCTTAGTGAAGAAAATGATCATTAGCATTATACTTACCATTTAACAGAAGAGCAACCGAGCCAAGAGGGGCAAGTGACTTGGCCCAGTCACATAGTTGGTAAGTGATGCAGTTGAACATTTACCAGAAATACTGAACGACTTGCTATTACCAGAAGCTGTGTGTTCTTTCATGCCTCTATGCCTTTGCAAGAGTACTTTGTTCTGCCTGGTACGGCCTTCCCTCCTTTGGTGATCTGCTGCTCACCTGTCAAGGCCTAGTTGAATGCCACCTCCTTACCAAAGGCCTCCCTGACTCTTCATACCTTCCCTAAAAGAATGAGTGGCTATCTCCTCTGAGCTCTTACAGTACCTAATATAGTATAAATCTCTATTAAAGTACTTATCTTAGTGTATTACAAATATTTGGGCATGTGTCCACTCTCACACTGAACTGAGAATTCCTatctccttgaaggcaggaaccttgcttccttctctttgtctctccATTCTTCAGACAGTGCTAGGCACTtacatttgaagaataaaatgtctaaatAAGTGAATGAGCTGAAGATTTTATGTATACTTTTATAACAGCCATGGCCCCATATCTCCAAAGAAGTTGGTTCTCTCTTGAGCCTAGCTCAGTCAGTCAACATGTTTATCAAAAACCAGATGAGGTTGGGCTAATCGCCAGGCTCCTCATTTAATATGAGGTCACCCTGACCGGGACCACTGTCTCTACAAGAGGTTCAGTTCCAGGATTGGTGTGACCCTGAAGATAACCCATCCCACAGAAAATGTCCTCATGTCTCCCTGCCTGAATTTAGGTGGCcatagagagggagaggaggttagaatggaaacaggaagagaaaaaaaggacagtagggaaggaaagagaagggagacaAGGAGGGAAAGAtgctggagaggagagaaagaactaGGAGGGAGGGGGATACCAGAAATAAGCAGATGTGCCACCTTAAATCAGATGGTGGATGTTGTAGGCATTAGCTAATTGGTACCATCCTCATGTAAAATAATATCAATTGAGTTCTAGTCATGCACTCTGACTTTAACAATGAACACCTGTGCCCTTTACACTTTGCAAGGATAGTAGCAAGGTACAGTTGACATAAGCTCTGGTGTGAAGCAGATATGTATTCAAACCCtgaactgtgtgactttgggcaaagaaCAACTCTCTGaggctcattttcctcatctttaagatAAGGATAATATCTACCTTGTAGGGTTATCTACCTTACGAAGATTAGTGGGACTATACAAAAAGTGCTTGGTAAATAGACAGTCAGCAAATGACAGCTACTATTATTATGTGCTTTCAGGAAGCTGCATAGTGAAAAAACGCAGACTTTGGAGACAGACCAAGGTTTGGATTCTatttctgccatttactagctagATTTCATATCCTCCTTCTGAGACATTAACTCCGTCACCCTTTGAATTGCTACCTAGGCAGTGTAGTATAAGAGTTAGGAGCATGGTCTCTGGAGTTTTAATCCTGGTttattgtgtgaccttgagtaaattACCTAACAACTCAGAGCCctagtttccccatttgtaaagtgggaggaataataatagtaccaattTCCTAGGgttgttgttaggattaaatgaattaatttatgtcAAATTGTTTCTGGTAGATATTAAAATCTCAAAAATAGTACCTATTGTTATCCTAAAATACTTTCCACACTCaccatctcatttatttctcacagtatcCTGTGAAAGGTGTATtccatcctcattttacaggtaagaaaactgaggctcaggcttgTTCAGACTCATAGGTAGTAAGTGACAAAGCCCAGACTAAAAGGTGTTTGCTCAGTAGCTTTAATGTCTCCGTCTTCTCCTCTACTTTAAACCCTAATACCTACACTATTTCTCAGTGCTTTGCTTTGAATGCCATGCAGTGTGTCAGGTGTGCCAGGAACTCATTCTGGAAATGTGATATACACTCATTCTCTACAGACATGCTGATGGGCTTTGACTTGACTACTTGTTAGAGAAGACATGACTTCTAAACATTCAGCTACATATCACCTTCTATGAAAGCTAGATCCACCGCTTCCCTGCTTTGCAGAAGTCATTGAATATTGCCTTCCTCCGGAAATCAGAATTCTCTTCCTTTGCACATTTGGTCATCCTGCCAACATGCTTTCACTTTTGTCTGACCTAATCAGCTAGAATTTAAagctctaaaatattattttccacaaaCACACTTGTAACTCAGCAAAGTTGGCTAAAAACacatttctgtaaagaaaattctaattctCTCTTGACTTCCATTATAAAGTTGAAGGCGTGTTCCCATAGAAACGGTCCCCACAAAACACTGAATCAAAGCTTTTGGTGAAGAAGGGTCAACTATGCTGTGTTGGCAAGGACTGGGCAAGACTGGGCAGTGTGTGAAATGATGTATATGAAAGCAAAGTGCTATATAATTAGAAGATAGTACTAGTAGTGAGAGCAGTACAAGCATCCACTCTTGGCCTCACAGCCATTCTTACCTACTTTCAGCTTCTGGAAAGTAGTAGGGGCATCCCTACCTTAGATCTTTGCAAGCTGCACTCTACCCCACTTCCCAATACCTATCATGAGCACTCCCTATCatgctttgttgttttttgaaCTCCATAGCACTTACCATCTAGCATAccaattgttttacatttttaagttgtttatttttggcccCTCTCTCTTTAGAATGTAAGCAACATAAcatgggttttctttgttttttcactattgtatcccagcacctgga is a genomic window of Phocoena sinus isolate mPhoSin1 chromosome X, mPhoSin1.pri, whole genome shotgun sequence containing:
- the LOC116747570 gene encoding ferritin light chain-like codes for the protein MRLQASYTYLSLGFYFDLDDVALEGVGHFSRELTKERREGAECLLKRQNQHSGHAVFQNVQKPSQDEWGKTQDAMEAAINMKKNLNQAHLDLHALGPA